One window of Nostoc sp. C052 genomic DNA carries:
- a CDS encoding aliphatic sulfonate ABC transporter substrate-binding protein produces MTAIVKPQNTNIFRRFTWLLAPGLLTLATSLTLVSCTTEGQKAQTPSAATNVSETNSNSSGIKAKVLRMGYQSAGDLVRSQKVLEKRLEPLGVKVEWAQFVQGPQLMEAMNVGKIDLGSVGETPPIFAQAAGAQIVYVVGSRRTPTTGRSSVIAVPPNSPIKSVKDLKGQKIVFQKASASHYFVFRALEDAGLKPSDIKILSIPTVEASSAFLEGKIPVWVAGDPYLALAEKSNKIRVIKTAEGLDTPGAYYIGARQFAVDNPGILRIVIEEIDKLQRWAEANPKEVAKIIGPIQKLPPDIMEKVVSRRSYGLRGISPELIKEQQRVADYFYKYGVIPKQVNIQEAVLTPEEYAAITPESISQK; encoded by the coding sequence TAGTTAAGCCTCAGAATACAAACATCTTTCGCCGTTTCACGTGGCTTTTAGCACCTGGGTTGTTAACCTTGGCAACTTCGTTAACATTGGTTAGTTGCACAACTGAAGGGCAAAAAGCTCAAACCCCATCTGCTGCGACAAATGTATCTGAGACCAATTCCAATTCATCTGGAATTAAAGCGAAGGTACTCCGTATGGGGTATCAATCAGCAGGCGATTTGGTCAGATCGCAAAAAGTATTAGAAAAGCGTCTAGAACCTCTAGGGGTAAAGGTGGAGTGGGCACAATTTGTCCAAGGGCCACAACTAATGGAAGCGATGAATGTCGGCAAAATTGATTTAGGTTCCGTTGGGGAAACTCCGCCGATTTTCGCTCAAGCTGCTGGCGCTCAAATTGTTTATGTGGTTGGTTCTCGACGTACTCCAACCACAGGTAGATCAAGTGTGATTGCTGTCCCACCAAATTCTCCCATTAAGAGCGTCAAGGATCTCAAAGGACAAAAAATCGTCTTTCAAAAAGCTTCTGCATCTCATTATTTTGTCTTTAGAGCTTTGGAAGATGCGGGTTTAAAACCCAGCGATATAAAAATCTTGAGTATACCTACAGTGGAAGCTAGTAGTGCTTTTCTAGAAGGGAAAATTCCGGTTTGGGTAGCGGGCGATCCTTATCTAGCTTTGGCTGAAAAATCAAATAAGATCCGAGTAATTAAAACTGCCGAAGGACTTGATACCCCCGGTGCATACTATATTGGTGCAAGGCAGTTTGCGGTTGATAATCCGGGAATTCTGCGGATAGTGATTGAGGAGATTGATAAACTCCAGCGCTGGGCTGAGGCAAATCCTAAAGAAGTAGCAAAAATTATTGGGCCAATCCAAAAACTACCTCCTGACATTATGGAAAAGGTAGTTAGCCGCCGCAGTTATGGCTTGAGAGGCATTTCCCCAGAGTTAATTAAAGAACAACAGCGAGTTGCAGATTACTTTTATAAATATGGTGTGATTCCTAAACAGGTCAACATTCAGGAAGCTGTGTTGACACCTGAAGAATATGCCGCAATTACTCCAGAATCTATTAGCCAAAAATAA